The Candidatus Kerfeldbacteria bacterium genome segment TTTGCTTGACGCCGAGAAAGAGGACTATGTTTTTGAGCGGGTAAAAAAGATTTTAGAAGATTATGGCACGATAAAAGAGGCGGAGAAGAAACGCTTTAATCTGTTTTATGTTTTGGCTTATGACGACAAGGTTCCGGGCGCCCAGAATATCAAAGTGGAAATAAACCGCCGAGAATTCGGCTCGAAGTATGAAGTAAAATCATACCTCGGTATTTCCATGAAAGTTATGGTGCGGGAGGATATGTTCGCCCACAAACTTTGCGCCATGTACGAGCGGATCGGTAAAACCAACCGCGACGTTTTTGATGTCTGGTATTTCCTGCAGAACGAATGGCCAGTCAATAAGAAAATTGTCGGGGAACGCACTGAAATGGGCTTTAAGGAATTCTTGCAAAAGTGCATCGATTCGCTGGAAAAGATGAGCGACCAAAACATTCTTTCCGGTATGGGCGAGCTTTTGGATGCCAGGCAAAAGGACCGGGTAAAAGCCAAGCTCCGGACCGAGACGATCTTCTTACTGAAGCTAAAATTACAAAACGAAAAATAAGTGGTGCTTTTCGCACAGATAAATTAGATCGTTCCCTGGGGCTAATGTCCCAGGGTCAGGAACATCGCCCCAGCCGCCGCTCCCATAATAATAAAGGTGCCCCAGAGGAACAGGCTGGAAAGCGCACCGCTCTTGTGCGCGCCCATTATTTTCCCATTCCGGGCGATCTTAACGATCAGGAATATCAAGGGGACCGCCGCCACTCCGTTAAAAACGGCGGCAAAAACCAGCGCCTTCATGGGATCAATCCCCAGGAAGTTGATCGCGAGCCCGATCAGGGTGGCAATGGTAATTACTCCATAAAATCCATGAGCCCGCTTTAATTTCAAGTTCAAACCCTCTTTCCAGCCCAGCGCTTCGGAAACCGCATAAGATGCCGAAGCCGACAGCACCGGCACCGCCAAGAATCCCAGGCCCAGGACTCCCAGGGCAAAAATAAGCTTGGCTATAAAGCCCGCGTGGGGAAAGGTATGGACCAGCGGCTCCAGCGCTCGAGCCGCATCGGCTGCAGTGGCAATATTGGTCACGCCATTAGCATTCAACACGGTCGCGGCAACCACGATAATGCACCAGGCGGCGATCTGCGAGGAGAGCATCCCGACAAAGTTGTCGATCCGCAGGTGGCGCAGGAAAGATCTGGTCGGGTGCGGCCCGTCTTTTTTTAGGAGGCCTTTGGCTTTTTCTTCTTCCACCTCTTCGGATGCTTCCCAAAAAAACATGTAAGGCGAGATGGTCGTGCCAAAAACGCCGGTGATAATAAAAAGAAAGGCGAAACTGGGCTCGATATGGGGAATAAATGTCGCCTTAAGCAAGGTTCCCCAGGGTTCCTGGACTATGAATAAGGTCAGCGGGTAGGCCAGCAGGGAAAGCACCAGCCACTTCAAAATTTTGGCGTAGGTTTTATAGGAAATGAATATTTCCAGAACCAAGATCAGGACCGTAAAGGCCAAGGTTAAAACGATGAAATTCACAGGCAGTACGAGTTGCGCCGCGGCACCCATGGCGCCCAGATCCGCCCCGATGTTAATGGTGTTGGCCAGAACCACCAAGAACAGCGCTCCGTAAAGGACCTTTTTGCTGTACTGCTCCTTGATGACTGCGGCGATTCCCCTGCCCGTCACTGCGCCTATCCGGGCACACGCCTCCTGGATGGCGGTCATGAAGGGCAAGAGCAGTAAGACGGTCCATAGTTGCCCATACCCGAACTGGGCTCCGGTTTGGGAATAGGTAGCGATCCCGGAGGGATCGTCGTCCGCGGCGCCGGTAATGACGCCGGGGCCCATTATGCCCAGAAATCTTTTAGCCTTCCTGCTGAACTTGAACATTTATATTATCCCTTCCCGGAAACATAGAAATAATTGTAGCATATAATAACTTCATAATTTAACCCAAATTTCGCATCTATTTGAAAGGGGCGGGATTTTGTCGCGCTTTTAGAGTAACATCATACACAAATGCACATAGTTGATTACTTCCGCCTGCTGAAATTTCGGCATCATATTACCTTCATTTCCGTAATAGTCGGAGCTTTCGCTTTCGCCCCCACGCCGTCCCACTCCCTCCTGGCCTCCCTTTTTATCGTCTATCTTTCTTTTAATGTTCTGCTCTACGGCGGCTTATATACCCTGAACGATTTGAGCGACCTTGACTCCGACCGGGAACATCCCCGGAAGAAAAACCGGCCATTGCCCGCCGGCCGGATAAGCGTTCCCTCGGCGTACGCGTTCGCCCTTACCTTCATTTTGGCCGGGTTGGTCATTGGTTACGTATGTTTCGGGAAGGTGATTCTTCTCATATATCTCGCTTTTTTTCTCATCAATTTATTTTATACCCGCGTCGCCAAAAAAATCCCTTACGTCGAGCTTTTGGTCAACAGTGTTACGCATGCCTTGCGGTTCGTCCTGGGGATAATACTGGT includes the following:
- a CDS encoding nucleotidyl transferase AbiEii/AbiGii toxin family protein yields the protein MTLNTTTHKNILIKILKDIYTDGSLGPLLGFKGGTAVYLFYNLNRFSVDLDFDLLDAEKEDYVFERVKKILEDYGTIKEAEKKRFNLFYVLAYDDKVPGAQNIKVEINRREFGSKYEVKSYLGISMKVMVREDMFAHKLCAMYERIGKTNRDVFDVWYFLQNEWPVNKKIVGERTEMGFKEFLQKCIDSLEKMSDQNILSGMGELLDARQKDRVKAKLRTETIFLLKLKLQNEK
- a CDS encoding divalent metal cation transporter, which gives rise to MFKFSRKAKRFLGIMGPGVITGAADDDPSGIATYSQTGAQFGYGQLWTVLLLLPFMTAIQEACARIGAVTGRGIAAVIKEQYSKKVLYGALFLVVLANTINIGADLGAMGAAAQLVLPVNFIVLTLAFTVLILVLEIFISYKTYAKILKWLVLSLLAYPLTLFIVQEPWGTLLKATFIPHIEPSFAFLFIITGVFGTTISPYMFFWEASEEVEEEKAKGLLKKDGPHPTRSFLRHLRIDNFVGMLSSQIAAWCIIVVAATVLNANGVTNIATAADAARALEPLVHTFPHAGFIAKLIFALGVLGLGFLAVPVLSASASYAVSEALGWKEGLNLKLKRAHGFYGVITIATLIGLAINFLGIDPMKALVFAAVFNGVAAVPLIFLIVKIARNGKIMGAHKSGALSSLFLWGTFIIMGAAAGAMFLTLGH
- a CDS encoding UbiA family prenyltransferase translates to MHIVDYFRLLKFRHHITFISVIVGAFAFAPTPSHSLLASLFIVYLSFNVLLYGGLYTLNDLSDLDSDREHPRKKNRPLPAGRISVPSAYAFALTFILAGLVIGYVCFGKVILLIYLAFFLINLFYTRVAKKIPYVELLVNSVTHALRFVLGIILVAAPIPYFLVGAVFLLAFGTACVRRILERDSPGWETRRALRHYTSARLKMLQVIALGLIVIISLVDYPLHSAWYAVIIVLYLVLAFGMYISRGLADYLKWVYQN